Below is a window of Primulina eburnea isolate SZY01 unplaced genomic scaffold, ASM2296580v1 ctg368_ERROPOS200000, whole genome shotgun sequence DNA.
ATATAACTTCAAAATCACTCCTTTCTGCATCATCGACAGAATCAAATTTATCAAATAAATGGCTTCATCGAAGTTGAGAAACTCGTGCTCTTTCCTGAATTTTCTCCTCTCTTTTTTCaatttcattcttttcattCTTTCTGCAGCTTCTTTAGCCCCGATAATCTCGCTCAGGTTGCCACCTACTTCGCTTGGTTGCGCGTTTATCTTCGTTTCTTGCATCTCGCTATTATCGTCCTTCGTCGGTTTCTTCTCACAAGTCACTCATTTTTGCTACGTAACCCATGTTTCACTCTTCCTCGCCTCGTCCCTTGGCCAAATACTCGGGATCTTGGCATTATATACCAAGGAAAAGTCGAGCCTTGCCATGTTTAAATCTCCAAGAGACCCCCGAGAGGCTAAGCTTTTGGTGAGGCTGGAATGTGGGGTTCTGATGGTTATGTTTGTGGTGCAATTTGGAGTCATAATACTAACTTGTGCAATGCATAGATGTTGGGTTAGGGAGTACGAAGGTTTAGAGGCCGAGAGAGACGCAATGGAGACGAAGCGAAGACAGAGAATTGCTAGAGTTCAAGAGGAATCCATGGCAGAAGCAGCAAGGATTTCTGAATTGAAAGGTAAGGAGTTAGATGAGAAGATGAATAAGTACGGACCAGAGATGAAAACTGATCTTGAAGGGAACTAAGGATTCACTTTGGTTTGTGAAAGTGTGTGCCGAGTCGTATTGGATATTTTTTATACCATTGT
It encodes the following:
- the LOC140821008 gene encoding uncharacterized protein, whose protein sequence is MASSKLRNSCSFLNFLLSFFNFILFILSAASLAPIISLRLPPTSLGCAFIFVSCISLLSSFVGFFSQVTHFCYVTHVSLFLASSLGQILGILALYTKEKSSLAMFKSPRDPREAKLLVRLECGVLMVMFVVQFGVIILTCAMHRCWVREYEGLEAERDAMETKRRQRIARVQEESMAEAARISELKGKELDEKMNKYGPEMKTDLEGN